One genomic region from Terriglobales bacterium encodes:
- a CDS encoding CvpA family protein has protein sequence MTLVDWAIVGVILLSILLSAAQGFLYEIFSLAGVVLGYLSAVWGYHRLSGVYRPYVNATQYADIAAFLTIFFAVLILAGMVGRLARWAMKEVGFSWVDRLLGGAFGLVRGVAIVTVGVLAIAAFAPDNQALARSSMGGYFLVAARTATWVAPYDLRARVRAGAQAIGKWQEDAELRAESGKKAVPAGTAK, from the coding sequence GTGACGCTCGTTGACTGGGCCATCGTTGGCGTGATTTTGCTTTCGATCCTGTTGTCGGCTGCTCAAGGGTTCTTGTACGAGATCTTCTCTCTGGCCGGAGTGGTTCTCGGATACTTGAGCGCGGTTTGGGGATATCACCGTCTCTCGGGCGTATACCGCCCATACGTCAACGCAACTCAATACGCTGACATCGCCGCCTTCCTGACGATCTTTTTCGCTGTGTTGATCCTCGCAGGAATGGTCGGACGCCTCGCACGTTGGGCGATGAAGGAAGTGGGATTCAGTTGGGTTGACCGTCTGCTCGGAGGAGCCTTCGGACTCGTTCGAGGCGTCGCTATCGTCACCGTCGGCGTGCTTGCGATCGCCGCATTTGCTCCTGACAATCAAGCCCTTGCCCGGTCGAGCATGGGCGGCTACTTCCTAGTGGCTGCTCGCACTGCGACCTGGGTTGCGCCTTACGATTTGCGCGCGCGTGTGCGCGCCGGGGCGCAGGCGATTGGCAAATGGCAGGAGGATGCGGAGTT